TATTCATTGGGTAGGGTGCAGACTCCAACCTTAGCTTTGATCTGCAAACGATTTATAGAGAAATAAAAATTTTTTGGTTCAGAAATACTGGCAGATACAACTGCAACATAGCAAGGAGTCTATAGATTTTAAAAGTATTTCTCAAACCAGGTGGGATGATCGAAAGAAAGCTGAGGATTCGCTAAAATTGATCCTTAAAAGTGGAACGGCCAAGGTCAGTACTATTGACACCAAAAAAGTTTCAGAACAGGCTCCCTTGTTGTTTGATTTAACAGGTCTCCAAAAGGAATGCAATAAGAAGCTGAATCTCTCCGCTGAAGAAACGCTCAATATAGCGCAAAGCCTTTATGAAAAACAGTTCATTACTTATCCGCGCACAGGGAGCTGCTATATTCCCGAAGATGTCTGGGCGAAAATTCCACATTTAATCAAATCACTGAATGACCGTAAGACTTAACCGAAGCCGTTTCAAAATTAAAGTGGGGAACTTTAATAAAAGGATCGTTAATGATTTAAAGGTAACCGACCATCATGGTTTACTCGTTACGGATAAAGTTCCTTCTGCTTTGGTGGGAAACGAATCTGCTGTTTACGATATGATCGCCGTTCGTCTGCTGGAATCAGTTTGCCAGCCCTGCAAAAAGGAAATTACCACGATCAGCACAGAGGTTCTTCATTACGAATTTTCTTCAAAAGGAATTGTGATTAAAGAACCGGGTTGGCGTATCATCCAAGGAAACTTTAGTGATGAAAGTGAAGATGCTGCAGAGCCTCTTCCATATTTAAAATAGGTGATAATCTAATCATACAGGAAGCTGACGCGATAGCAAAACAGACCAAAGCACAACCCCTATATACCGAGGCAAGTCTTCTGTCCGCTATGGAAAATTGTGGAAAGGAAATTGAAAATGTGGAAGAACGCAAAGCATTGCAAAACGTAGGTATTGGTACACCGGCAACCCGGGCTGCAATTATTGAGACTTTATTTAGCCGTGATTATATTAAACGTGAAAAAAAAACACTTTTTCCAACAGAAAAGGGACTTAAAGTGTATGACTTTATCAAGGAAAAGAAAATTGCTGATGCGGCTATGACGGGTGAATGGGAACTTGCTTTACAAAAGATTGAAAACGGAGAGGCTAGTGCAGAAGATTTTCAATTAGAAATTGAAAATTATACGAGGTCCATTACCGAAGAATTGTTATCAGTTTCTCTAAATACTGAAAACCTGCCTGATTTAATTTGTCCGAAATGTAAGACCATGCATTTGCTCATTAGGGACAAGATCGTTAAATGTCCTGATGCGGTTTGTAACTGGATTTTATTTCGCAGCATCTGTGGGGTACAGTTAAATGTAAAGAAGTTGAAAACCTTGTTAATAAGGAAAGACTACGCTTCTAAAAGGAATGACAAGTAAGGCGGGGAAGAAATTCGATGCACGGATCGTATTGAATGAACAGACAGAAACAGCTTTTGAATTTGATAAGAAACAGATTTCACAAAAAATAATCCGCAAAACTTCGTTAAGGGGTAAACAATCGCTAAATTCTACGCTGAACGATAGGTAGGAAAGATTTGCTGAAGAGAAAATATTGGTTAGCACTCGAAAAAAAAGTAAGTGTTTCAAGAGGTTTGAAGTTTTGACAGGCAATCAATTTTATTGATCCCGTGTAGTTTTGAAAAGAAGAAATCCCTGTTTTACGACAGGGATTGTTTTTACTTTTTAGCTTCATCAACAGAAACCTTTCTGAATTCCTTAAATAGCTTACTTAGTTCCAGAGCCGATTTACGGGCTCTTGTACCGGCTGCCTTGTTTCCTTTTTCAGCCTGTAAATCAGCATCTGCTTTGAATTTTTCCAGCTCTGCACTGATTTTTTCCAATAACTCTTTCATTGTATTTTTCTAATAATGAGCTGCTAAAGTAGGAATTATAACCTATTCAAGTCAATAATAACCTGTAAAAATGAAAGCCCAATTACCAATTGGAGTGATGCCTTCCCAATTAAAAATAACAATTAAAAAAAATAGAATATTTTATGAAAACAACAACAAACGACCTTTCGTATTTCACCTTAAGATTGCAGGAACATATTAATAGCAGTTTTCCGGAATTATCAGGAGACAGAACCTTTATTTCGCGCCGTTCCTCGCTCGCTGCCAGTGCCTATGAAGGAGCATTTCTTTCAGGAAATTCGATTGAGCAGTGCAATGAAATTGGGATTTCATCTTATTTGAGAACCTGCATTTTTCAAAATTCGATATGGTATTGCGTGTAGTCTGCAATGAGTTCGACACGATTATGGCTGATGAGGCGCTGCGGCCATTTGCTTTACAAATGTTCCCGGTTTGTGAATCTGTCTTTAAAGGGTATGAGCTGACTGATGATTTGCCTATAGTATCGCATATGATGTATTGTATACAGAATTAACGGGCACGATTCAAATCTGGATTGAAGAGAATGGGCTTCAATAAGAAGGAGCATCTTCGCCAGAACATTGATGCTTTAAAAGTTGTCTTTCAGTTAGAGAGGGAGAAACGCCCGGCTACACAAAGAGAGCAGAAACTTTTACTTGAGTACAGCGGATTTGGCGGGTTGAAATTTATCCTCAATCCGGTGGAAAATGAGATCGATGTTAACCATTGGCGAAAAACAGAACATGATCTTTTTCCGCTCACGCAGCAGCTTCATCAGCTTCTCAAAAGTAATGCCTGGATGAAAAACAGTACCGCCGCTATGTAGATAGCATGCGGAGTTCTGTGTTATCTGCCTTTTATACCCCCGGAAATAATTGATGCGCTCGCGGACAGTTTAGACAGCAGTGGGGTAAAAATCCAAAATTTTTTGGAACCATCGGCCGGAATCGGTGCCTTTCTAAATTCTTTTTCCCGCCAAAACATAGGCAGTGTTACTGCGTATGAAAAGGATCTGCTTACAGGAAAGGTGCTAACACAACTGTATCCTGATTGTAATATTCATACATCGGGTTTTGAAGAGATTCCTGACAGTGAAAAGAAAAGTACGATGTTGTTGCCAGCAATATACCTTTTGGCGATACTTCTGTTTTTGACCTGTCTTTTTCAAGAGGGAGACGAGGCCAAGAAACAGGCCACAAGAAGTTCATAATTATTTTTTCTCAAAGGAAGCGATATGCTGCGTGATGGCGGTATACTGGCATTTATTACCTCACAGGGTGTACTCAACAGCCCGAAGAATGAACCAATCCGCAGGGCATTGATGAGAAATTGTAATTTGGTTTCTGCGGTGCGTTTACCCAACAATCTTTTTACGGAACATGCCGGAACAGAGGTTGGCAGTGATCTGATCATTCTTCAAAAGAACAGTTTAAAAACGGTTAAGCGAAGCGGAAGAATTGTTTTGTGAAAGCAGATTAACAGAATACCAAACGACAGGTAATGCCTTTTTTCATGATAATAAAAGGATCATACATACATCCAGTGTGCTGGTACAGATCCTTACGGACACCTGCACTGATCTACACTCACAAAGATGGTGTGGGGGGCATTGCAGGTGACTTAAAAGTAATGCTTTCGGAAGACTTCCGGGATCATTTCAATCTGGGATTATATCAAGGTGTACAAAATGAAAAATCTTTTGTACAGGTTTCGGCTACGCCAAAATAACACCTCCTGTCACGGAAACCGTTACTACAAAAAAGGAAAAACAGGATGGGGGTACCCTACTTATATTCCTGCAAAAAGTGAAGTACAATTGAGTTTGTTTGATCTGTTTGAAAATGAGGGATCAGCGATAGACATCGCAAAAAATGCCAAAACAAAAAAGTCACCGGTTCAACAAAAGAAAACCACAATAAAGAAAAAAACATTCCGTGACCGTGCCCGTCAGGGGATTTTATTTAGTGCAACCATGCAGGTGCAGGATATTTCTGCGAAGACTACGGGTACAAGCCCTGTCAATAACAATCAGCAGATAAATAGTAAGTCAAAGACTTCGCTTGGCGATCTGTTCTCAGTTAATGCTAATACCCAAAATGAAACGGGCTTGTAATGAAAAGCTTCCTCAGCCTGGAATGTATACCGGAACGATCCGGTCTTTCCATCGAAACGACTGCCTGGTGACGATCATGGACAGGTCGGTTATCTGAAAGATCTTAATAAAGAAAAGAAAAGCCATGTTCCATCCATTATCACTACCAACTGCCCAGAAAGCAAAAGCAGAAGCCTATATTTTGGTAAGGGATACCTACATCGATCTACGAAAAGGAAGCAGAAAGCAGACCGAACATAAGCCGGAAAGAGAAACCCTAAATAAGCTGTATGATGCGTTTATAAAACGATACGGCAATCTGAACGCTGCCGAAAACATCAAGCTCATCAAGACCGACGCTGCCGGCAAAGAAATCCCTTATCTGGAGCGGGTAGTGGGTGGGGTGGTACATAAAGCGGATATTTTTCACCGCCCGGTCAGTTTTTCTACCACAACACTGGCTACCAATAATCCTGATGAAGCATTGGCTGCATCATGAACCGATACGGGAACGTGAATTTGTTTATATGTCGCAGATCAGCGATATGGCTGCTGAAGATTTGAAAGGTGCATTACACGGCCGTATCTTCTATAATCCATGACGCAAGAGTATGATATTTCAGAAAGGTGGGTTTCGGGTAATGTGGTAGAAAAAGCCAAAGAATTGGAAGCTTATTTAGATCATCATCCGGATGATAAAGAAGCAAAAGAAAGTCTTGCTGCATTGCAAGAAGCAAAACCCCGGCAGATTGAATTTGAAGAATTGGATTTCAATCTCGGTGAACGTGGATACCTACCGGCATCTATGAACGATTCGCTTCGCACCTTTTTGATACTGAGGTTCGTATTCATTATACTGAAAACACCGATGACTTTTCTATTAAGTGCGATCAAAAGAATGCGCATATAAGGGATAAATATGCCATTAAATCAGAAAGCCGGACTTATGATGGTATTACACTGCTCAAAAATGCACTAGTTAATACGACTCCGGATATTACGAAGAAGGTAACAATTGGTGACCAGGAAGTGAAAGTTCGGGATATGGAAGCCATTCAGATGGCTAACAGCAAAATAGACGAGATCCGTAAAGCCTTTACTGATTGGCTTCATGATCAGAATGATGAATTTAAAAAACGTTTGACTGCTAAATACAACGATACCTTCAACTGTTTTGTACGCCGCAGTACGACGGAAGCCATCAGGACTTTCCGGGGTTAGATAGAAAAGCATTGGGTATCGAGGATCTGTACTCAAGCCAAAAAGATGCCGTTTGGATGATAAAACTTAATAATGGGGCCATATGTGACCATGAAGTAGGTGCCGGAAAAACCCTATCATGTGTACCGCAGCGCAGGAAATGAAACGCTTGGGACTGGCTCATAAACCCATGGTGATCGGACTCAAAGCCAATGTCCATGAAATTGCAGAAATCTACCGTACCGCCTATCCCCATGCAAAGATCTTATATCCGGGAAAAGAAGACTTTACGCCCCAAAAAGATTACGAATATTTGGTGATATCAAGAATAATGACTGGGATTGCATCATTCTTACCCATGATCAGTTTGGTATGATCCCCAATCGCCCGAACTGCAAAAGGAAATTCTACAGATAGAATTAAATAGTGTAGAAGAGAACCTTCTGCCTTGCAAGCTCAGGGCAGTGAAATTTCGAGAGCCATGCTCAAAGGCGTTTTGATCCGAAAACAAAATCTGGAGGTTAAGCTTAAAACGCTGGAACACGATATCGAAAACCGCAAGGATGATGTGGTGGATTTTAAGATGATGGTATTGATCATTTATTGGTAGATGAAAGCCATAGGTTTAAAAATCTGATGTTTAACACCCGTCATGACCGTGTTGCAGGGCTTGGAAACATGCAGGGAAGCCAAAAAGCACTCAATCTACTCTTTGCCATTCGTACTATTCAGGAAAGAACCGGTAAAGATATGGGAGCAACCTTTCTCTCTGGACTACAATCAGTAATTCATTGACAGAATTGTATTTACTCTTTAAATACCTACGCCCGCAGGCGTGGAAAAGCAGGGTATTACCTGTTTTGATGCCTGGGCAGCGATCTACGCCAGGAAACCACCGATTATGAATTTCGGTAGCCAATAATATTGTACAAAAAGAACGCTTTCGTTATTTTATCAAAGTGCCTGAGCTGGCTCAGTTCTACTCTGAGATCACCGATTACCGTACGGCAAAGGACATCGGGATCGACCGACCAGAGAAGAACGAGATCCTGTATAATATTCCTCCAACGCCGCAGCAGGAAGCGTTCATCAAAAAGCTGATGGAGTTTGCGAAAACAGGGAATGCAACATTGCTTGGAAGAGCTCCCTTATCTAAAAGTGAGGAAAAGCCAAAATGCTGATTGCTACGGATTATGCCCGTAAGATGTCGTTAGACATGCGAATGATCAGCCAAGAATATGAGGATCATCCCGATAGTAAGGCTTCACACTGCGCTGCTACTATTGCTAAGTATTATAAAAAGTTCAATGCCCAAAAAGGAACCCAATTTGTATTTTCTGATCTGGGCACCTATAAACCGGAGGTCTGGAATGTGTATTCTGAGATCAAGCGCAAGCTGGTCGAAGATCATGGTATTCCTGCTCAAGAGATCCGGTTTATTCAGGAAGCGAAGAACGATACACAGCGCAGGGAGTTCATTCGATGGATGAATGAAGGAAAGATACGGGTGCTGTTCGGGTCAACCGATATGCTGGGCACGGGGGTCAATGCTCAGAAAAGAGCGGTGGCGATTCATCATCTGGATACTCCTTGGCGGCCAAGTGATCTGGCTCAACGGGATGGCCGGGCCATTAGAAAAGGCAATGAGATCGCGAAATTCTTTGCAGAAAACATCGTGGACGTTATTATTTATGCGGTAGAAAAATCGCTGGACAGTTATAAATTTAACCTGCTTTATAATAAGCAGTTGTTTATTGACCAGCTTAAAAACAATAGCCTTGGAAAGCGTACCATTGATGAAGGCAGCATGGACGAGAAATCGGGCATGAACTTTTCAGAATATGTAGCGATCCTCTCCGGCAATACGGAATTACTGGAAAAAGCGAAGCTAGAAAAACAGATTGCAGGCCTGGAGAGTGAAAGACAGGCATTCAACCGCTCTAAGTTTACCTCAAAATACAAATTGGAAGATATGACTGCAACCGTAGAGGCTATCAAATCAAGACTGGATCGGATGAAGCTGGATTGGAACAATTTGGAGAAAAGGCTAGAGAAAAATCAGGATGGAGTCGTGTTAAATCCCATTAAGCTCCTGGGGCTTGCTGCGGATGCAGAGGTAAAACATGTCGGGATGACACTGGGTGAAATTTCAAAAAAAGCAAGAACGGGTGGAGAATACGAAGAGATAGGCAGTCTGTACGGTTTTACCTTGCTGGTCAAAACTGAGATTTCTAAGAAAGAGGATACGGAAATTAAACTTAATAAATTTTTCGTGATGGGTGAAAGCAATATCAAGTACACGTATAACAATGGAATGATGGCCTCAGAACCAAAATTGGCGGCAATGAACTTTTTAAGTGCCCTGGAAAAAATACCGGGATTGATGCGGGAGGAACAAAAGAAAGCTGATGAGCTTGAGAGGGATCTCCCTGTGCTTCGGGAGGTAGTAGAAAGCACCTGGTCAAAAGAACACAAACTTTCGGAACTGAAAACAGAACTTTCAGCCATGGAAAGACAGATACAGTTATCAATTGCTGATAAAGAAGAACGTGCACCCGCCCCAGAAGGTCAGGCGGTAGAAACTGACGATGATAAAAATAAAGAAATGAATGCACCGCATATTAAAGTGAAATTGTAATGATCAACTCATTAGGAACAACTTTTAATCCTATAAATTAAGCATTTTTCTTAACGACCTCAATCATTTGATCGATATCAAAAGGTTTTTCTATATAGTCATCCGCTTTGCATTCTTTTGCTTTTTTGGGTACATCGGGAGATGTAGAAGTCAGTACCGCTGATAGATCTTCCGTTTCCGTATCAGATTTTAGTTCTTCAATTACCTCTGATCCTTTCTTATTTCCCTTAATGTGGTCATCTACGATCACTACATCAGGTTTAATCTCATCAATGTTATCAATAGGCTTAGTTGTTAGTGATGGAGTAACATCATAACCTTCTTCCGTCAATACATGATCCATGATATCCAGTATATCTTGATTATCCTGAATAAGAACAACTTTCTTTTTCATAAACTGTCAGTATATAATGTAAATGTATGAAAAAGAATATAGAGCGTTCGAAAAACCGATAATGGGAAAATCAGCGGCATAAAATAGTAAGAACCTTTGAATCTAATGTTAGCGTTGCACGGAAATTATTCCGGATATGTTAGTGCTAAGACTTTGTGTATTCATTAAACAACATAATAAAAAACAAATTTATTTTATTTCTCGTTGTTGTGAAATAAAATATTTATAATTGTGTCGCAATCATATTCATAACATTAAAGGGCCAGTTACTGGATTGATTATTACTGATATTGATTAACCCTGTACTTAGAAACACAATTACTAAATATTTAATATAAACTCAATTTACAAATCATGAAAAAAATTATTTTATCAGCAATTTTTGCTTTGTCAGCGGTAGCCTTTATGCCAACATCTTCCAACGCTCAAAGTAAATCAAACAACGCCATTTCCTCAAGACCAAAACAACCTACTAATGCATTGGCTGCCTGGGCGGAGGGATATGAGTATGGAATGTCACATGGTTGGGGACAGGCAGATTCTCTATACTGGGCACACGTACAGATGCAGATTTGGATTAATCACAACAGCTAAATTTGTCTTATTAAGTAGCGAGGCATTGCCGCGCTACTTAATTCAAATAAATTGGTAAAGCCAATCCCATGAAAATTCGTGGAAAAATAAAATTCTACTACTTTAATTCCAGAATGAATTGAGCCTAAAGAGTGGTGCTAAAAGTCCCTAAACCATTTCAAGGCGCCTCTATATGAGCATCCCTTTGGCATCTCCCTCCCTAAGAACTGTAAAACAAAATGGTAAGAATCTTTGAATCCCAAGGAAAAAAATGGCAATTTGCCTCTATAATTTGATGCAAATGACAAGAAAGACTACCAGTGGCCCGATCAGGGATAAGGAAAGAACTAAAATGAAGCTTTTGACCGCGGTTGGTGTGATCTTAAAGAAAGAAGGTTTTACAGGTTTAAATGTTAGCAGGGTAGCGACAAAAGCAAATCTACACCGGAAACTCATTTACGAGTATTTTGGAGGCATGGAAAATCTTGTAAAGGAGTATCTGAACAGTAGGGATTACTGGAGTATCAGCCTCGATCAGATTGATGAAATTATCGAAGAAAGTAAGAAAGACTTCGGGAAAAAAACGGCGCTTTCTCTCTTGGAAAATCAGTTTGATTCATTAATGGCCAATGAAGAAATGCGGAAAATTATCAATTGGGGACTCAGTGAGGATCTGAAACCACTCAAAGAGCTCAATAAGGAACGGGAACGTCTGGGTGAGGAGCTATTCACTAAGATCACCGACGATTATTTTAAAGATAGTGAGAAAAATATCAGGGCAATAGAAGGAATTCTGATTGGCGGTATCTATTATCTTACCCTTCAGGCCAAGATGAGCGGTGAAACAATGTGTGGCATTGACATTAATACAGTGGAAGGCCAATTAGAAATAAAGAAAACCCTCAAACAGATTATAGAATGGGCCTACTCGTAAAAAATCTCCTTGGCGAAAAATATTAATTGGGTAAACTAATTTAAAATATATTTTACTCCGTTTGGTTAGATTTTGATTGATGCTATACAGTAATTGTTTGTTGTACTTTTTTCATCTAGGGTAATTTTATACATTTGAAATAATAACTTACTTTTTTTTTTCATAATTACTTTTTTTTATTGCAACCGGAAACGAATTTCCGGTTTTTTTATGCGCTTTAACACTATTGCAAATAGTTGTATATTTGAATGAAAAAATTTATTGTAACACTTTAAGTGTTTCCCATGGAGGGTGTCTAGAAAAGACATTCTCTTTTTTTTGAGGTGTTTTTACAGTTGCCGAATTGCTCCGTTCTGTGTAGATGAAGTAGTTGTAGGGCACATTATAAGAAAAAAGCAAGAGAAATAATCTCCTGCTTCCAACCTTTATTGTATCTATTAAATTTTTATTCACTCTCTATATTTTCTGTTTAATTGATACTGCAACGCAATTTCAAATTCGCCATTGCTGTATTTTCGAAGGTCTGCGGGACCTGTCGTGTAAAGACAGAGTATCCGAAGCTGATTTTGATAGAATGTGCCGATGCCGGCGGTGACAGAGTGGGTACTGTGATACATGGCACTCATCATCAATTTATTTTCAAAGCAGATAAATTCTCCCCCGATATCTACCATGTCTTTGTAATTTTCGACACCACGATACACTGCTTTGGGCTCAATGGTGAAATTTGGGTTAGTGAATTTATAACTTACCGCAGCCATATACAATGAGCGGTCAATAGTATTTCTTCGGAGATCCCTGTTTAAAAATCGTTTTACATTAGGCAAGGCTCCCTGAACGGTTAACCGCTCGTTTCTGTAGGCAATCCCGAAATCTCCGTCTGCATACCACCTGCGGGCATTAAATTGCTGGAGACTTAGGTCGGTAGGATCACCAATAACCTTGTCATAATCGATCCATTCATTCATAATACCACCGGAAATTCCAAAATCCAAAAAACTCTGATTGTCATTTAACGCTAAATGATAGGCGTATGTCCCTTTTATACCGGTTCGAAGGATAACACCCGCATTTTCATTGTAAAAATTAACGCCGAGCCCAATTTTCTTTCCGACTGTTCCATAGTCAGCGGTTACCGCCTGCATGGTAGGGGCACCTTCAATTGCTGTCCATTGGACCTTGTAGCCGACATTAACTTTCCAATCCTGTTGTATTCCTGCCATGGCAGGATTTGCTAGATATTGGTTTTGAAAATACGTGCTTCCCATCGGATTAAGCTGCGCATAGGTTTTGCTCATTAGCAATATGCCTGCTGCGATCATAATATATTTTATCGTTTTCATTTCTCTTTGTTTTTAAGTAAATAGTAGGAGGGGTGAGGTAAAAAACACCTCATGCCTGCATCCTTTTTGAATAATAAATGATGATTAGTGATGATCCCTGATAATGGAAATGGTTCCCCTGATAATGCCCAGACCGTTTCCCATGTCTATCACATAGATATAGGCATCTTCATTGAGCTGTTTTCCACTCCACGTGCCATCCCAATTGTTGTTATAGCCGATTTTGCTGTACACCAAGCGTCCCGCACGGTCATAAATACTTACTTTGTTATTGGGATATTGCTCAATATTTCTGATGATCCAGGTGTCATTTTTCCCGTCTCCATTAGGCGTAACAACATTATTGGGGATTAAAGCACTTACTTCAGAAACTTCTATCAACAGATCCATTACCTCAGTGCATCCACTGGAATTGGTAACAATAGCTGTATAGGTCGCAGTTACGGAAGGCTTGATCTGAATCGTACCTGTATTCTGCCCGCTGATAATATTGGGTCCGATCCAGGCATAGCTTGTTCCTCCTGTTGCAGTCAGGGAAGCGCTTTGCCCTTTTGAAATTGCCGTTCCGGCACTGCTTGTTATTGTAATGACAGGTAAGTCATTAATGGTAATTATCGTGGTTGTTTTGGATTCTATAGAACCATCCATATACGTATACGTAATGATATAACGCCCTGCTAAACTCTTTGATAAATCAATGGTGCCGGTTAATTCATCAATTTTCAAAGCAGATGAATTGGCTGTATATTTTCCACCTGCCGGT
This genomic stretch from Chryseobacterium glaciei harbors:
- a CDS encoding TetR/AcrR family transcriptional regulator, with translation MTRKTTSGPIRDKERTKMKLLTAVGVILKKEGFTGLNVSRVATKANLHRKLIYEYFGGMENLVKEYLNSRDYWSISLDQIDEIIEESKKDFGKKTALSLLENQFDSLMANEEMRKIINWGLSEDLKPLKELNKERERLGEELFTKITDDYFKDSEKNIRAIEGILIGGIYYLTLQAKMSGETMCGIDINTVEGQLEIKKTLKQIIEWAYS
- a CDS encoding DNA topoisomerase; translated protein: MVQKYWQIQLQHSKESIDFKSISQTRWDDRKKAEDSLKLILKSGTAKVSTIDTKKVSEQAPLLFDLTGLQKECNKKLNLSAEETLNIAQSLYEKQFITYPRTGSCYIPEDVWAKIPHLIKSLNDRKT
- a CDS encoding PorP/SprF family type IX secretion system membrane protein — its product is MKTIKYIMIAAGILLMSKTYAQLNPMGSTYFQNQYLANPAMAGIQQDWKVNVGYKVQWTAIEGAPTMQAVTADYGTVGKKIGLGVNFYNENAGVILRTGIKGTYAYHLALNDNQSFLDFGISGGIMNEWIDYDKVIGDPTDLSLQQFNARRWYADGDFGIAYRNERLTVQGALPNVKRFLNRDLRRNTIDRSLYMAAVSYKFTNPNFTIEPKAVYRGVENYKDMVDIGGEFICFENKLMMSAMYHSTHSVTAGIGTFYQNQLRILCLYTTGPADLRKYSNGEFEIALQYQLNRKYRE
- a CDS encoding histone H1 — its product is MKELLEKISAELEKFKADADLQAEKGNKAAGTRARKSALELSKLFKEFRKVSVDEAKK
- a CDS encoding response regulator; the protein is MKKKVVLIQDNQDILDIMDHVLTEEGYDVTPSLTTKPIDNIDEIKPDVVIVDDHIKGNKKGSEVIEELKSDTETEDLSAVLTSTSPDVPKKAKECKADDYIEKPFDIDQMIEVVKKNA